A stretch of the Helicoverpa armigera isolate CAAS_96S chromosome 5, ASM3070526v1, whole genome shotgun sequence genome encodes the following:
- the LOC110371647 gene encoding ATP-binding cassette sub-family C member 4 has product MDTGPKQRREINPRYGANLFSILTFGWTLETFKLGYSRDIQDKDLYAPLPEHRSNVLGDAVQKAWDREVQNARRRGPRCKPSLWKVLIKVFGTELMLYGLILAAMEFLIRLQQPLFLGLLLRYYSPVQDDNQTNNSTYLYRLFSYYDMEGSVSWGEAVFFAFGIVFCSTFNIMVQHPFMMGVMHMGMKMRVGVCSLIYRKALKVNIQAMTESSGGLVLNLMANDVNRFDTGPLFAHYLWIGPVETMLMTVYLYREMGMAAVYGSLIIIAVIPFQIFLGTNTAYYRKGTAEKSDERVRLMKEIIMGMEVIKMYTWEQPFRKIIDTVRRQEIFYIKMTSYIRGVIMSFIMFTSRFGIFVTVLLYVTYVNRITVENVFFLTCYYNITKQTMTLYFPQAVGQIAEMNVAIQRIRDYLLSEVCSLPPRLHVNTQEVPTQPTQKKRVTILEPKSSEDLQAPQPGSSKDKDNPKEKVREIRKDEIAIQFDNASSRWLRSVGKDDVSNLELTIFAGSLTTVIGAVGSGKSTLLHMVLSELPCSSGTMQTNGSVSYASQDPWLFVGSVRQNILFGQTFQKSRYMEVCKVCALERDISLFPHGDKTIVGERGVSLSGGQRARINLARAVYKEADIYLLDDPLSAVDTQVAKHIFERCIKRYLANKTVVLVTHQLQFIKSVDQVVILDKGKIIADGAFDELDENELKIIKLMNENVREVHEDENMQGVQSTSMLFQHSTLSLHRRHWSMMLDNSCADQKPEAEAQTIGRVQGSVYREYFMAGAPFCFFIIVCFLFLLAQFCASACDYWISLWSNVEDRLSGDPTTDVLIWAEWGLGRREFVYIFGIITLATIMVALIRAFFFFSLCMKSSIKLHDQMFESISRSPMSFFHSNPSGRILNRFSKDMGAVDEMLPQAMIDCFQIILNLAGVLLVILMTDITLSIPIAAAMVIFYIFRVIYIRTTGAVKRLEGITRSPVFGHVNATILGLATIRSFGAEFLLAEEFDRHQDLHSAAWYLFITCSRAFGYFLDLICLMFIMCVTFSCLMKTDMDGSNVGLAITQSISLTGIFQWGMRQSAEMENQMTSVERVLEYTKLPQESGLRSSQDKKPPADWPAEGAINFDNLSLKYSPDGSYVLFKLNVSIRPREKIGIVGRTGAGKSSIIQALFRLAYLEGTVTIDGVDITSIGLHDLREKLSIIPQEPVLFSGTIRKNLDPFDQYPDALLIKALNNVELQAEGDEDSLYKQVAEGGSNFSVGERQLVCLARAIVHNDKILVLDEATANVDAQTDKLIQTAIRLHFNQCTVLTVAHRLNTIIDSDKILVLDAGRLMEFDHPHILLQNKKGYFRKMVSETGMNMASLLHKQAAQSYMKMQEENVSN; this is encoded by the exons ATGGACACTGGGCCTAAACAGAGGAGAGAAATAAATCCTCGATATGGAGCTAACTTGTTTTCTATCTTGACATTCGG GTGGACACTGGAAACATTTAAACTGGGATACAGTCGTGATATTCAAGACAAAGATCTCTATGCACCCCTGCCTGAACATCGCTCCAATGTTCTCG GGGATGCTGTACAAAAAGCTTGGGACCGGGAAGTGCAGAACGCCAGGCGGCGCGGACCAAGATGCAAACCCAGTCTCTGGAAAGTGCTCATCAAAGTATTTGGCACTGAACTCATGCTGTACGGCCTCATCTTGGCGGCTATGGAATTTCTTATCAG GTTGCAGCAGCCATTATTTCTTGGGCTACTGCTACGTTACTACAGTCCCGTCCAAGATGATAATCAAAC GAACAACTCCACGTACTTGTACCGTTTGTTCTCGTACTACGACATGGAAGGGAGTGTGTCTTGGGGCGAAGCGGTGTTCTTCGCGTTTGGCATCGTCTTCTGCAGCACCTTCAACATCATGGTGCAACACCCCTTCATGATGGGAGTCATGCATATGGGGATGAAGATGAGAGTTGGCGTCTGCAGTCTTATTTATAGAAAG GCATTGAAAGTGAACATCCAGGCGATGACGGAGAGCAGTGGTGGGTTAGTGCTTAACCTTATGGCAAACGATGTCAACCGCTTCGACACGGGACCACTCTTCGCTCACTATCTGTGGATAGGACCCGTAGAAACCAtg TTGATGACAGTTTATTTGTATCGGGAAATGGGCATGGCAGCAGTGTATGGATCTCTCATCATCATAGCAGTTATACCATTCCAAA TATTTTTGGGAACAAACACTGCTTACTACAGAAAAGGAACCGCGGAGAAATCGGACGAGCGAGTGAGACTGATGAAAGAAATCATTATGGGGATGGAAGTTATCAAAATGTATACGTGGGAGCAACCGTTTAGGAAAATAATTGATACAGTTCGTCG CCAAGAAATATTCTACATCAAAATGACATCGTACATTAGAGGAGTGATAATGTCCTTCATCATGTTCACTTCGCGATTCGGTATCTTTGTCACGGTGTTGCTGTACGTGACGTATGTGAACCGCATCACCGTTGAGAACGTATTCTTCCTGACCTGTTACTATAATATTACGAAGCAAACTATGACGCTGTATTTCCCTCAAGCTGTTGGACAG ATAGCAGAAATGAACGTAGCTATACAAAGGATTCGAGACTATCTACTGAGTGAAGTCTGTAGTCTTCCTCCCAGACTACATGTCAACACCCAAGAGGTCCCAACGCAACCAACGCAGAAGAAACGAGTCACTATCTTAG AACCTAAAAGTTCAGAGGATCTACAAGCGCCTCAGCCCGGGAGTTCAAAGGATAAAGATAATCCGAAAGAAAAAGTTAGAG AGATCCGCAAAGATGAAATAGCGATACAGTTTGATAATGCTTCGAGCAGATGGTTGCGATCAGTGGGTAAAGATGACGTTTCCAATTTGGAACTGACG ATTTTCGCTGGGTCCCTTACGACTGTGATCGGGGCCGTGGGATCTGGCAAGTCTACGCTACTCCACATGGTACTGAGTGAGCTGCCCTGCTCTAGTGGCACTATGCAGACTAACGGAAGCGTTAGTTATGCCAGTCAGGACCCATGGCTTTTCGTTG GTTCTGTGAGACAAAACATTCTTTTCGGCCAGACATTTCAAAAATCACGTTACATGGAGGTGTGCAAGGTGTGCGCGCTCGAACGTGACATATCTCTGTTTCCCCACGGAGACAAAACCATTGTTGGAGAACGTGGCGTGTCCCTCAGCGGAGGTCAACGCGCCAGGATTAACTTAGCCAGAGCGGTTTACAAAGAG GCGGATATCTACTTATTGGATGATCCACTTTCAGCTGTAGATACTCAAGTCGCTAAACACATTTTCGAAAGGTGCATCAAAAG ATATTTGGCCAATAAGACCGTTGTGCTGGTAACTCATCAACTGCAGTTTATCAAGTCTGTAGATCAGGTTGTAATACTGGACAAAGGAAAAATAATCGCAGATGGAGCTTTTGACGAACTTGAC gaAAATGAACTAAAGATAATTAAGCTGATGAACGAAAATGTGCGTGAAGTACATGAAGATGAAAATATGCAGGGCGTCCAAAGCACTTCGATGCTATTTCAGCACAGTACTTTAAGCTTGCACAGACGGCATTGGTCTATGATGCTCGACAATAGCTGTGCT GATCAAAAGCCTGAAGCAGAGGCACAGACCATTGGTCGAGTGCAAGGTTCAGTGTACCGCGAGTACTTCATGGCGGGAGCTCCATTTTGTTTCTTCATCATCGTTTGTTTCTTGTTTCTGCTCGCACAGTTTTGTGCCAGTGCTTGCGATTATTGGATCAGTTTGTG GAGTAACGTCGAGGACCGATTGTCGGGAGACCCAACAACGGACGTTCTCATATGGGCAGAGTGGGGGTTGGGACGAAGGGAGTTCGTTTATATTTTCGGCATAATTACTTTGGCAACAATCATGGTCGCTTTGATACGAgcgttctttttcttttctttgtgCATGAAATCTTCTATCAA GTTACACGACCAAATGTTTGAATCTATTTCGCGATCGCCGATGAGCTTCTTCCATAGCAATCCGTCAGGAAGAATTCTGAATAGATTTAGCAAAGATATGGGCGCTGTAGATGAAATGCTGCCACAAGCTATGATTGATTGCTTTCAG aTAATATTAAACCTGGCAGGAGTCCTATTGGTGATATTGATGACAGACATCACTCTTTCGATTCCTATCGCAGCTGCAATGGTGATATTCTATATCTTCCGCGTGATCTACATCAGAACTACTGGAGCTGTCAAGCGGCTTGAAGGAATCA CCCGCAGTCCTGTCTTCGGTCACGTGAACGCCACGATCCTCGGTCTGGCCACCATTCGATCGTTTGGCGCCGAGTTCCTCCTAGCCGAGGAGTTCGATCGTCATCAGGACCTGCACAGCGCCGCTTGGTACCTCTTCATAACCTGCAGTCGGGCGTTCGGATACTTTTTGGACCTCATCTGTTTGATGTTCATCATGTGTGTCACTTTCAGCTGTTTAATGAAGACGG ATATGGACGGCAGTAACGTCGGTTTAGCGATCACTCAATCCATATCCCTAACTGGTATATTCCAATGGGGCATGCGACAGTCAGCCGagatggagaaccaaatgaccAGCGTTGAGCGAGTGCTGGAGTACACTAAACTGCCTCAGGAGTCTGGCTTGAGAAGT TCTCAAGACAAGAAGCCCCCGGCGGACTGGCCAGCAGAGGGCGCGATAAACTTTGATAACTTGAGTCTGAAGTACTCTCCCGATGGAAGCTACGTGCTGTTTAAACTAAACGTCTCCATTCGACCTCGGGAAAAG ATCGGCATCGTTGGTAGAACGGGCGCGGGCAAGTCGTCCATCATACAAGCGTTGTTCCGATTGGCGTACTTAGAGGGAACAGTCACTATAGATGGCGTTGATATCACTAGTATCGGACTGCACGATTTGAGGGAGAAGTTGTCTATTATTCCTCAA GAGCCAGTACTGTTCAGCGGTACAATAAGAAAGAATTTGGATCCATTTGACCAATATCCCGATGCGCTGCTAATAAAAGCTTTAAACAATGTTGAATTGCAGGCAGAGGGAGACGAGG ATTCTCTATACAAGCAAGTAGCAGAAGGCGGTTCGAACTTCAGCGTGGGAGAGCGTCAACTCGTATGCTTAGCCAGGGCGATTGTACACAACGATAAGATACTGGTGTTAGACGAAGCAACGGCCAATGTGGATGCACAGACCGACAAGCTCATACAAACGGCTATCAGGCTGCACTTCAATCAGTGTACCGTGCTCACTGTGGCACACAGGCTCAATACTATTATTGATTCTGATAAG ATATTAGTGCTAGACGCAGGTCGTCTGATGGAGTTCGACCACCCACACATACTCCTGCAGAATAAGAAGGGATATTTCCGCAAGATGGTCTCGGAGACCGGCATGAATATGGCCTCGCTTTTGCACAAGCAAGCTGCACAG AGTTACATGAAAATGCAGGAAGAAAATGTCTCAAATTAA
- the LOC126054905 gene encoding uncharacterized protein LOC126054905 — MLQAQWIYPTSSLYQPRPVYPINPVYPHKTTTYPKQEQHDSCSTTLDDLYLLLELAKILEEDEKESPNPPPHSGLSEEIIMKLVNALIYTATQNCGPQRTDTNCYCSKCGGKCRCGAVSGGNGGTVGQGGGASTSGLGVGLGLDVDLGGVGSLVGNVLGNDGSRRASDRSNGLGVGLELDVGLGNTEYSAGNVVSGSGRGDHGGYTSGHVYQAGGRGGSSGRSTGYSGYSGYSGATSSGGSGGLVGGVGGLVNGVGGVLDGVGGLVNGVGGALDGVGDLVGGVGGALDGGSYSGYSGATNSGGHGKHVGGGDGLVGGVGGLVNGVGGVLDGVGGLVNGVSGALDGVGDLVGGVGGALDGGSYSGYSGATNSGGHGKHVGGGDGLVGGVGGLVNGVGGVLDGVGGLVNGVGGALDGVGGLVGGVGGALDGVGNVVGGVLN; from the coding sequence atgttgcaGGCACAATGGATATACCCTACTAGCTCACTATACCAGCCCCGGCCTGTATATCCAATAAATCCGGTTTATCCCCATAAGACTACAACATACCCAAAGCAAGAGCAGCATGATTCATGTAGCACGACACTTGATGACCTCTACTTATTACTGGAACTTGCAAAAATACTTGAAGAAGATGAAAAGGAGAGCCCCAACCCTCCACCGCATAGTGGACTCAGCGAAGAAATCATAATGAAGCTAGTTAATGCTTTAATATACACGGCTACGCAGAACTGTGGCCCACAACGTACTGATACAAACTGTTACTGTTCTAAATGTGGTGGAAAATGTAGGTGTGGTGCTGTATCAGGTGGAAATGGTGGTACCGTGGGTCAAGGTGGTGGGGCAAGTACGAGTGGACTTGGCGTAGGGTTAGGGCTTGATGTGGACCTAGGTGGGGTAGGTTCTCTAGTAGGAAACGTACTCGGCAATGATGGTTCAAGGAGAGCTTCGGATAGATCCAACGGTCTAGGTGTAGGTTTAGAACTAGATGTTGGACTAGGTAATACTGAGTATTCAGCAGGAAATGTAGTCAGTGGCAGTGGTAGAGGTGACCATGGAGGGTATACGAGCGGACATGTCTATCAAGCAGGAGGAAGAGGGGGCAGTAGCGGCAGGAGTACGGGATATTCGGGATATTCAGGATATTCGGGCGCAACTAGTAGTGGGGGAAGCGGTGGACTCGTCGGTGGAGTCGGCGGACTTGTGAATGGAGTCGGCGGAGTATTGGATGGAGTCGGAGGACTTGTGAATGGAGTCGGCGGAGCTTTAGATGGAGTAGGAGATCTTGTCGGTGGAGTCGGTGGAGCTTTAGATGGAGGATCGTATTCAGGATATTCGGGCGCAACTAATAGTGGCGGACACGGTAAACATGTGGGAGGAGGCGATGGGCTTGTCGGTGGAGTCGGCGGACTTGTGAATGGAGTCGGCGGAGTATTGGATGGAGTCGGAGGACTTGTGAATGGAGTCAGCGGAGCTTTAGATGGAGTAGGAGATCTTGTCGGTGGAGTCGGTGGAGCTTTAGATGGAGGATCGTATTCAGGATATTCGGGCGCAACTAATAGTGGTGGACACGGTAAACATGTGGGGGGAGGCGATGGGCTTGTTGGTGGAGTCGGCGGACTTGTGAATGGAGTCGGCGGAGTTTTGGATGGAGTCGGAGGACTTGTGAATGGAGTCGGCGGAGCTTTAGATGGAGTTGGTGGACTTGTGGGTGGAGTTGGCGGAGCTTTGGATGGAGTCGGAAATGTTGTGGGTGGAGTTTTGAATTGA
- the Sec5 gene encoding exocyst complex component 2: MGPPPVVTGISPKEGPPGTRVTIRGEFLGSSATDLIGLKICGCDCLLSAEWKSKNKIVARSGPCKGRGDIIVTTRFGGEGTSTVQFRGYHESIGPVKESAVWVEEAAPPSLPWGRRPMSPTAYTPPDPLGLSTEGDDCKFPEEELNELFPDGSGKLSDDNFQPGWYLLEHHSNTSYEDLKAGMVFLQRKVESQKEGQLSFLKANTGAVMDQLDRLVLLKNMYEEDERKNGKEPLPSLQAAIEESITLADSLFSEILSRKENADKTREALSLLTRHKFLFQLPASIDRNIRKKEYDLVVNDYTRVKNLFGNTDVKLFQKILAEIDKKIEDLKEKLYLRMKTMPINVQEQTKYIRLLISLNWEGDAAWVAITSRKEYLMSLMNKVKDHFKLKEEQESNEKGKRKLKESECEGGWSSVRGAWCAAAAGALAAQLHALWPLARRYFAGELAGDPASAQRQAELKEMIIAAVQLFSEHMRACLLSPGGGKLLPTDALRVRLVANLRHLREAYDSLLKLDLPSQPLSIVEKVIFDYRVHGMTVFLQRAHKRVKGLAEKETWKIEEYTDYGAITNLPHLLETYLNEAFSAIHKCVVTSGRRESPLLGEGSDPCAVLQKHTQQILLAYVSVLEELALHHADQEFNNSNLSVALEQRLEETSPEGGGAGAGGLSWQQQLLLAGANAHYSRRVTLPNIAAAIDSFGFPKQTEALQETKTALSNLETTIAETYLEHKGDPLVATIEPSMDMGRHRTDADAVVDDARPYVYEIINNLIAVHAEVDAVCGAASSRYVRDICATVCEELARLAATAPPPSCPAAAFQARLEYTLLHRATAEHLSRDAENYLMEALASLPQIESEEEQRRMDKIVDGFKKRMELQLASLNCNMETV; encoded by the exons ATGGGTCCACCGCCTGTAGTAACGGGAATATCTCCGAAAGAAGGTCCTCCAGGAACGCGAGTTACTATACGTGGAGAATTTCTAGGGAGTAGCGCTACAGATTTGATAG GTTTGAAGATCTGTGGCTGTGATTGCTTGTTATCCGCTGAATGGAAGAGTAAGAACAAGATAGTGGCGCGCTCGGGACCCTGCAAGGGTCGCGGTGATATTATCGTTACCACACGTTTCGGTGGGGAGGGAACTTCTACTGTGCAATTTAGAG GTTACCACGAGTCCATAGGCCCAGTGAAAGAAAGTGCAGTATGGGTAGAGGAAGCCGCCCCACCTTCTCTCCCATGGGGCAGGAGACCCATGTCTCCTACAGCATACACCCCTCCTGATCCACTAGGGCTGTCCACTGAGGGTGATGACTGCAAGTTCCCTGAGGAGGAACTCAATGAATTGTTCCCTGATGG TTCTGGCAAGCTGTCTGATGATAACTTCCAACCAGGCTGGTATTTGTTGGAGCATCACAGTAACACTTCATATGAGGACCTTAAAGCTGGCATGGTATTCCTACAAAGAAAG GTGGAAAGTCAAAAAGAAGGTCAGTTGAGCTTCTTGAAGGCTAACACAGGAGCTGTGATGGATCAACTGGACAGACTGGTGCTGCTCAAGAATATGTATGAAGAGGATGAGAGGAAGAATGGCAAGGAACCTTTGCCTAGTTTACAAGCTGCTATAGAGG AATCGATAACCCTAGCAGATTCATTATTCTCTGAGATATTATCCCGCAAGGAAAATGCAGACAAGACTCGGGAAGCTCTTTCGCTATTAACGCGTCATAAGTTCTTGTTCCAACTGCCAGCATCCATAGACAGGAATATTAGAAAGAAGGAGTATGACCTAGTGGTCAATGACTATACTAGAGTGAAGAACCTTTTTGGAAATACTGATGTTAAG TTGTTCCAAAAGATACTCGCCGAAATCGACAAGAAAATCGAAGATTTGAAAGAAAAGTTGTACTTGAGAATGAAAACTATGCCTATCAATGTTCAAGAGCAAACCAAGTATATTAG GTTACTTATAAGTCTGAACTGGGAAGGCGATGCGGCGTGGGTTGCCATCACCAGTCGCAAGGAGTACCTCATGAGCCTCATGAACAAGGTCAAGGATCACTTCAAACTCAAGGAGGAGCAGGAGTCCAATGAGaaag GCAAGCGCAAGCTAAAGGAGAGTGAATGCGAGGGCGGGTGGAGCAGCGTGCGCGGCGCgtggtgcgcggcggcggcgggcgcgctgGCGGCGCAGCTGCACGCGCTGTGGCCGCTCGCGCGACGCTACTTCGCCGGGGAGCTCGCCGGCGACCCCGCCAGTGCACAGCGCCAGGCGGAACTCAAG GAGATGATAATAGCAGCAGTACAGCTATTCTCAGAGCACATGCGAGCGTGCCTGCTGTCACCCGGCGGCGGGAAGTTGCTGCCCACGGACGCACTGCGCGTGCGACTCGTCGCTAATCTGAGGCATTTGAGGGAGGCCTATGATTCGCTGCTCAAACTTGATCTGCCGTCACAG CCGCTCAGCATTGTCGAGAAGGTGATCTTCGACTACCGCGTGCACGGCATGACGGTGTTCCTACAACGCGCTCACAAGCGAGTCAAAGGTCTCGCTGAGAAGGAGACGTGGAAGATCGAGGAGTATACCGATTATGGAGCTATTACTAATCTT CCACATCTCTTGGAAACTTACCTAAACGAGGCGTTCTCCGCGATCCACAAGTGTGTGGTGACCAGCGGGCGGCGAGAGAGTCCCCTGCTGGGCGAGGGCAGTGACCCCTGTGCCGTGCTGCAGAAGCACACGCAGCAGATACTGCTAGCTTACGTGTCTGTGCTGGAGGAGCTGGCGCTACATCATGCTGATCAG GAGTTCAACAACAGCAACCTCTCAGTGGCACTGGAGCAGCGATTGGAGGAGACAAGCCcggagggcggcggcgcgggcgcgggggggCTGAGCTGGCAGCAGCAGCTGTTACTGGCGGGGGCCAACGCGCACTACTCCAGACGCGTCACGCTGCCTAACATCGCTGCCGCTATTGACAG TTTCGGCTTCCCAAAACAGACAGAAGCGCTTCAAGAAACCAAAACAGCTCTGAGTAACTTAGAGACGACCATAGCTGAAACGTATTTGGAACACAAAGGAGATCCGTTGGTAGCTACCATAGAGCCCAGCATGGATATGGGAAGACATAGAACTGACGCCGATGCTGTGGTGGATGACGCGAGGCCGTATGTCTACGAGATTATCAATAACTTGATCGCTGTTCATGCtgag GTGGACGCAGTATGCGGTGCAGCATCATCTCGCTACGTGCGCGACATTTGCGCCACCGTATGCGAAGAACTAGCGCGGCTGGCGGCCACCGCGCCGCCGCCATCATGTCCGGCCGCGGCTTTCCAAGCAAGGCTGGAGTATACACTGCTGCATAGAGCTACTGCTGAACATCTGTCGCGTGATGCTGA GAACTATCTGATGGAAGCGTTAGCCAGCCTCCCACAAATCGAAAGCGAAGAAGAACAAAG ACGGATGGACAAAATTGTCGACGGCTTCAAGAAAAGAATGGAGCTGCAGTTGGCCAGCTTAAACTGTAATATGGAGACTGTGTAa